One window of Synergistaceae bacterium genomic DNA carries:
- a CDS encoding nucleotidyltransferase domain-containing protein has product MDFPARKTLDDKEMFDDIVRAILSVIGDDAVRIILYGSVARGDNTWESDVDIAMVIRGELDRNTDKKLTRAVTELDLKYDTVLSVIDIEENHFSRYKYELPFYKNIEREGITLWTKESV; this is encoded by the coding sequence ATGGATTTTCCCGCGAGAAAAACTCTTGACGACAAAGAAATGTTTGACGACATTGTGAGGGCTATATTGTCGGTGATTGGTGATGACGCTGTGAGGATAATACTTTACGGGTCTGTGGCGAGGGGCGATAACACGTGGGAGTCTGATGTTGATATTGCGATGGTTATACGCGGGGAGCTTGACAGGAATACCGACAAGAAATTAACGCGGGCTGTTACGGAGCTTGACTTGAAATATGACACAGTGCTGTCAGTTATCGACATTGAGGAAAACCACTTCAGCAGGTATAAATATGAACTGCCATTCTACAAGAACATAGAAAGGGAAGGGATAACATTATGGACGAAAGAATCCGTTTAG